One genomic segment of Rubeoparvulum massiliense includes these proteins:
- a CDS encoding pyrimidine-nucleoside phosphorylase: protein MRMVDLIQKKRDGFALTKAELDFIIAGFTKGEIPDYQISAWAMAIYFKGMNHEEIAALTDAMVRSGDQVDLSAIAGLKVDKHSTGGVGDTTTLIVAPLVATVGVPVAKMSGRGLGHTGGTVDKLESFPGFKTELTTEQFIHNVNDFKLAVVGQSGNLTPADKKLYALRDVTATVDTIPLIASSIMSKKLASGADAIVLDVKTGTGAFMKTVDEAKELAETMVEIGRNLGRKTIAVISDMNQPLGDEVGNANEVQEAIATLQGKGPEDLNQLCLTLASHMTVAGGIYPDVKTAYAALEKVLHSGQALATFRRFIEAQGGDASFVDHPERLPQAKYHVEVVAPTSGYVAGIDAESVGVAAMLLGAGRKTKEDVIDHSVGITLKKKVGDAVQAGDVLAILHANREEVNESQKMLLDAYQFSPTSVQPNPMIHAIIQ, encoded by the coding sequence ATGAGAATGGTGGATTTAATTCAAAAAAAGCGTGATGGCTTTGCCCTCACGAAGGCAGAGCTTGATTTTATCATCGCTGGCTTTACCAAAGGTGAAATCCCAGATTATCAGATATCTGCATGGGCCATGGCCATCTATTTTAAGGGGATGAACCATGAGGAGATCGCAGCGCTGACAGATGCCATGGTACGATCTGGTGATCAGGTGGATCTATCTGCCATCGCTGGGTTAAAGGTAGATAAGCATTCCACAGGTGGCGTGGGAGATACCACCACGCTAATCGTTGCGCCACTTGTTGCAACAGTGGGAGTACCCGTCGCCAAAATGTCTGGCCGTGGCTTAGGACATACTGGTGGAACGGTGGATAAGCTAGAATCCTTCCCAGGCTTCAAGACAGAATTAACCACAGAACAGTTCATCCATAATGTAAATGATTTTAAACTGGCTGTGGTTGGTCAGAGCGGTAACTTAACCCCTGCCGATAAAAAGCTCTATGCATTACGTGATGTGACGGCAACTGTGGATACCATACCACTCATTGCAAGCTCCATTATGAGTAAGAAACTAGCCTCCGGTGCAGATGCTATCGTGCTTGATGTGAAAACAGGCACAGGTGCCTTTATGAAGACCGTGGACGAAGCGAAGGAATTAGCAGAGACCATGGTGGAGATTGGTCGTAATCTCGGAAGGAAGACCATTGCTGTCATCAGTGATATGAATCAGCCATTGGGCGATGAGGTGGGTAATGCCAATGAGGTACAAGAGGCCATCGCGACCCTACAAGGAAAGGGACCAGAGGACTTAAATCAACTCTGCCTCACCTTGGCTTCTCATATGACCGTTGCTGGTGGGATCTATCCCGATGTAAAGACGGCCTATGCAGCATTGGAGAAGGTACTCCATTCTGGTCAAGCACTAGCTACCTTCCGCCGTTTCATCGAAGCACAGGGTGGCGATGCAAGCTTTGTGGACCATCCTGAGCGTTTACCCCAAGCCAAATATCATGTGGAAGTGGTGGCACCAACCTCAGGCTATGTAGCAGGCATTGATGCAGAATCAGTGGGTGTTGCTGCTATGTTACTAGGTGCAGGGCGGAAAACCAAGGAGGATGTCATCGACCATAGTGTTGGTATCACCTTGAAGAAGAAGGTTGGCGATGCGGTACAAGCTGGTGATGTTCTGGCGATTCTCCATGCAAATCGTGAGGAAGTAAACGAGAGTCAGAAGATGCTTCTCGATGCTTATCAGTTTAGCCCCACATCGGTTCAGCCCAATCCCATGATCCACGCGATTATCCAGTAG
- a CDS encoding purine-nucleoside phosphorylase, with translation MNKLQMIQEAAKAIEGKVTLKPSVGLILGSGLGVLAEEIQNPVIIPYGEIPHFPVSTVEGHAGQLVIGELEGKNVIAMQGRFHYYEGYTQQEVTFPVYVMKALGVSHLFVTNACGGMNPHFAAGDLMIIADHINFTGNNPLIGPNHAELGVRFPDMSQAYDPSLRKLAKAVAKHEGIKVQEGVYAAISGPSYMTPAELIMLRHLGGDTVGMSTVPEVIVANHAGMKVLGISCITDMAIGEDLEPLTHEQVIAVANKTRPRFIRLVKSILSEMTIS, from the coding sequence ATGAATAAACTACAAATGATTCAAGAAGCGGCAAAAGCCATTGAAGGAAAAGTTACCCTGAAGCCAAGCGTTGGTCTCATTCTTGGCTCTGGTCTTGGTGTGTTAGCAGAAGAGATTCAGAATCCTGTGATTATTCCTTATGGGGAGATTCCTCATTTTCCAGTCTCTACCGTAGAAGGCCATGCGGGTCAGTTGGTGATTGGGGAATTAGAGGGCAAAAATGTGATCGCCATGCAAGGTCGCTTTCATTATTATGAAGGCTATACGCAGCAGGAGGTGACCTTTCCTGTCTATGTGATGAAGGCCCTTGGTGTGTCACATCTCTTTGTCACCAATGCTTGTGGTGGAATGAATCCTCATTTTGCTGCAGGGGATTTAATGATCATTGCTGATCATATTAATTTCACCGGGAATAATCCGTTGATTGGACCGAACCATGCTGAATTGGGTGTACGCTTCCCTGATATGTCCCAGGCTTATGATCCAAGCCTACGTAAATTGGCCAAAGCAGTGGCTAAGCATGAAGGGATTAAGGTGCAAGAAGGGGTCTATGCAGCGATCTCTGGACCAAGCTATATGACACCTGCTGAGCTGATCATGCTTCGTCACCTCGGTGGTGACACGGTGGGGATGTCTACTGTTCCAGAAGTGATTGTGGCCAACCATGCAGGGATGAAGGTGTTGGGTATCTCCTGTATTACCGATATGGCCATCGGTGAAGATCTAGAGCCGCTCACCCATGAGCAGGTGATCGCTGTGGCCAATAAGACAAGACCACGTTTTATTCGTCTCGTGAAATCAATCTTAAGTGAGATGACAATATCATGA
- the cuyB gene encoding cysteate racemase — MAEILGILGGMGAEATSYFFQQIIKATPAKNDRDHIPTLIYSNSEIPDRTACILGKGESPVPEMVKAAKVLEQGGASMLFMPCFTAHNFVEAVQQEVNVPIVNLLHVLKEYIQTEYPDVTKIGLLCTTGTNQSRLFDKAFSEYEILHTDDEVQEKMVMEAIYGKGGIKAGITEGEPSRLMEDAGRTLIAQGAQILIMGCTEIPLALKEDALEVPILNPMKITAQYIVKRMKPELVK, encoded by the coding sequence ATGGCAGAAATTCTAGGAATTCTAGGTGGTATGGGAGCAGAAGCTACCTCCTACTTCTTTCAACAGATTATTAAAGCAACACCAGCCAAAAATGATCGTGATCATATCCCCACTTTAATTTATAGCAACTCCGAGATTCCTGATCGTACAGCATGCATTCTGGGCAAGGGTGAGAGTCCTGTACCAGAGATGGTGAAGGCAGCCAAGGTATTAGAGCAAGGTGGCGCTTCCATGCTCTTTATGCCTTGCTTTACAGCTCATAACTTTGTGGAAGCGGTACAGCAAGAAGTGAATGTACCCATTGTGAACCTCCTCCATGTATTGAAGGAGTATATTCAAACAGAATATCCAGATGTAACGAAGATTGGTCTCTTATGTACCACAGGAACCAACCAAAGTCGCCTTTTTGATAAAGCATTTTCTGAGTATGAAATTCTTCATACTGATGATGAAGTCCAAGAAAAAATGGTAATGGAAGCCATCTACGGTAAGGGTGGAATTAAAGCAGGAATTACCGAAGGGGAACCTTCTCGCCTCATGGAGGATGCAGGAAGAACCTTAATTGCCCAAGGTGCACAAATTTTAATCATGGGTTGTACCGAAATTCCCCTTGCATTAAAAGAGGATGCGCTCGAAGTACCTATCCTTAATCCGATGAAGATTACCGCTCAATATATTGTGAAACGAATGAAACCGGAGTTAGTGAAATAG